Genomic window (Comamonas endophytica):
AGCATGCTGAAGATGAGCAGCATGCGCTGGCGTCGCTGATTGCTGCTTTCCGCCTCCTCGACCATGGTGCGCGAGCGCGCTTCGGTGAAGGTGGAATAGGCCTCGGTGGCCTGGATCAGCGAAGCCAGCAGCACCCGGCATTCGTCGTTCATCTTTTGCACGGCGGCCTCGCGCTGGTTGCCCAGCACCAGCGACGCGATGGCCATCGCCACCGGCTCGTACTGGCTTTCCACGCGCGCGATGTCCGCGACCTTGGCGCGCACTTCGTCCGCCACGCCCGGTCGCGCCGACATGGCCTGGAGTTCGCCGAGGTATTTGCGCACGTCGCCCACCGCCTGCTCGAGTGCGCTCTTCTCCACCGCTGCGTCCTCGGGCTTCGTCACGAGCGCGAGGTTGCGTGCGGCAATGGCGCGCCGGTCGACCGCCTGGCGCATCTTGTGCGCGGTGTCGGCGCGTGCCTGGATGCCGTGCACATAATCGCGGAAATGCGCGTTGTCCTCGCGCATCATCTGGATGGCATAGGCGGCGATGCCGACGATGACGGCAATCAGCAAGGCGAAGCTGCCGATTAGCTTGGCCTTGACCGACGTATCTTTCCAGGATTTCATGGTTTCCCTTTGCCAGTGGAATGCGTTGATTCAATGCGCGATTGAATCGGTTTTCAGGGCCAAATACCTGTTCCTGCATGGGAGGAAAATGCGCCATGAGCGCAAGCGACACCACCAACTCCACTGATGAGCTGCAAATGCGGCCCAAGAATGCCCCGCATACCGCCACGTCAACGAGCAGCCTGGCGAGCGCACCGTCCCGGTGCATGGCGCTCAACGAAAATATTCAAAAGCGCAAATATCTTTTACCGGGTGCATATTAAACATGCATATGAAGCATCGCACCCAATAATAGATAGAAATTTTCTTCTTAAAAACCATGTAGGATAGATATTACAAAGCCCTGGAATACCTCAGGGCTTTCGGCGCATGGCAAAGGAAATTAATAAGGGTTTCCCCTAATAAAGCATTCTGTGCGTTGGAGGATAGCCAGATGCCGCATCCGCATCGCAGCGGATCGGCCCATTGCGCTCAGAGCGTGACCTTGGCGTCGCGGATCACCCGGCCCCATTTCTGCGTTTCCGCGGCAATGAAGCGGTCGCATTCCTCGGGCGTCGAGCCCTCTGCCACCGTGCCCATGGCCGCGAGGCGCGCCTGGCCCTCGGGGCTCAGCAGGATCTTGCGCACCTCGGCCGACATGCGCTGCAGGATCTCGCGCGGCACGCCCGTTGGTGCGACCATGGCCGCCCAGGTGCTGCCGACCAGGCCGTCGATGCCCTGCTCGATGAAGGTCGGCACCTCGGGCAGCGAGGGAATGCGCTTTTCGCTGGCCACGCCGATCAGGCGGATGCGCCCGGCCTTGGCCGGCTCGATGAGGTTGGGCGGCGGGTCGAGGAACAGCGGCACCTGCCCGCCCATCAGATCGACCAGCGCCGGCGACGCACCCTTGTAGGGCACGTGCACCATCTCGGTCTTGGTGAGCAGCTGCAGCAGCTCGGTGGTCAGATGCGCGCTCGAGCCCGCGCCCGAGGAGGCAAAGCTCACCTTGCCGGGATTCGCTCGCGCGTAGGCCACCAGCTCCTGCGCGGTCTTGAACGGTGCATTGTTCGATACCGCCGCCACCAGCGGCGACACGCCCATCAGCGACACGCCGACGATGTCCTTCGTCGGGTGATAGGGCAGCTTGTCGTAGAGCGTGGTGTTGCCGGCAAAGGCCGCGATCACCACGCCAAAGGTCAGCCCGTCGGGTGCCGACTTGGCGACCTGGTCCACGCCGATGATGCTGTTCGCGCCGGGCTTGTTCTCGATGACGATGGGCTGGCCCAGGGCCTTCTGCAGGCCGACCTGCAGCAGGCGTGCCATCTGGTCGGTGAAGCCGCCGGCGGTGTAGGGCACGATGATGCGCACCGGCTTGTTCG
Coding sequences:
- a CDS encoding Bug family tripartite tricarboxylate transporter substrate binding protein encodes the protein MSPSTTRRSFLHAAAAGAAVASTPAWAQPGWPNKPVRIIVPYTAGGFTDQMARLLQVGLQKALGQPIVIENKPGANSIIGVDQVAKSAPDGLTFGVVIAAFAGNTTLYDKLPYHPTKDIVGVSLMGVSPLVAAVSNNAPFKTAQELVAYARANPGKVSFASSGAGSSAHLTTELLQLLTKTEMVHVPYKGASPALVDLMGGQVPLFLDPPPNLIEPAKAGRIRLIGVASEKRIPSLPEVPTFIEQGIDGLVGSTWAAMVAPTGVPREILQRMSAEVRKILLSPEGQARLAAMGTVAEGSTPEECDRFIAAETQKWGRVIRDAKVTL